In a genomic window of Saccharothrix sp. HUAS TT1:
- a CDS encoding TetR/AcrR family transcriptional regulator, with translation MHAEQPVRSGRAKRLPRAVRERQIMDAAVDVFSRLGFHAASMDEISDVAGISKPMLYAYLGSKEELFATCIRREATRMMEAIATGVEAEEPPDVQLWSGLRAFFGFVGENRASWQVLHRQASSQGGPFAAELADMRGRAISLVAALLVHSSDFTTVPRAGDKEAESLAAALVGAGESLADWWLDNPEEPAGVVAARLMNLVWMGFGDLVAGDVWRPPSRRAEAAPGD, from the coding sequence ATGCACGCAGAGCAACCGGTCCGCTCGGGCCGGGCCAAGAGGCTGCCGCGCGCGGTGCGCGAGCGGCAGATCATGGACGCCGCGGTGGACGTCTTCTCGCGCTTGGGGTTCCACGCGGCGTCGATGGACGAGATCTCCGACGTCGCGGGCATCTCCAAGCCGATGCTGTACGCCTACCTCGGCTCGAAGGAGGAGCTGTTCGCCACCTGCATCCGCCGCGAGGCGACCCGGATGATGGAGGCCATCGCGACCGGCGTCGAGGCCGAGGAGCCGCCGGACGTGCAGCTGTGGAGCGGGCTGCGGGCGTTCTTCGGCTTCGTCGGCGAGAACCGCGCGAGCTGGCAGGTGCTGCACCGGCAGGCGTCCTCGCAGGGCGGGCCGTTCGCCGCGGAGCTGGCCGACATGCGCGGCCGGGCGATCAGCCTGGTGGCGGCGCTGCTGGTGCACTCGTCGGACTTCACCACCGTGCCGCGGGCGGGCGACAAGGAGGCCGAGTCGCTGGCCGCGGCGCTGGTCGGGGCGGGCGAGTCGCTGGCCGACTGGTGGCTCGACAACCCCGAGGAGCCGGCCGGCGTCGTCGCCGCCCGGCTGATGAACCTGGTGTGGATGGGGTTCGGCGACCTCGTGGCGGGCGACGTCTGGCGCCCGCCGTCACGCCGGGCGGAAGCCGCTCCCGGGGATTAG
- a CDS encoding acyl-CoA dehydrogenase family protein, producing MGGFSLELNEDQVDLREWVHGFAKDVIRPAASEWDEREETPWPVIQEAAKIGLYGFESLATWFADPIGLSLPIATEELFWGDAGIALALMGTGLAAAGIFASGEPEQLAEWVPECFGTEDEPKLAAFCASEPQAGSDVAGYRTRAVYDEATDEWVLNGQKAWATNGGIANVHVVTAVVDPALGARGQAGFVVPPGTPGLSSPGKIRKHGMRASHTADVFLDDVRVPGRCLLGGKERLDARLARAREGQKAGGQAAMATFETTRPVVGAMAVGVARAAYEYSLEYAKDREAFGRKIIENQSIAFDLANMKMEIDAARLLVWRAAWMGRNNVPFTAGEGSMSKLKAGEVSVWATERAIHILGGAGYTREHPVERMHRDAKIFTIFEGTSEIQRLVVARAISGMYIK from the coding sequence ATGGGCGGTTTTTCGCTGGAGCTGAACGAGGACCAGGTCGACCTGCGCGAGTGGGTGCACGGCTTCGCGAAGGACGTGATCCGACCCGCGGCGTCCGAGTGGGACGAGCGGGAGGAGACGCCGTGGCCGGTGATCCAGGAGGCGGCGAAGATCGGCCTGTACGGGTTCGAGTCGCTGGCCACCTGGTTCGCCGACCCCATCGGGCTGTCGCTGCCGATCGCCACCGAGGAGCTGTTCTGGGGTGACGCGGGCATCGCGCTGGCCCTGATGGGCACCGGGTTGGCGGCGGCCGGCATCTTCGCCTCCGGCGAGCCGGAGCAGCTGGCCGAGTGGGTGCCGGAGTGCTTCGGCACCGAGGACGAGCCGAAGCTGGCCGCGTTCTGCGCCTCCGAGCCGCAGGCGGGCTCCGACGTGGCGGGGTACCGGACGCGGGCGGTGTACGACGAGGCCACCGACGAGTGGGTGCTCAACGGGCAGAAGGCGTGGGCGACCAACGGCGGCATCGCGAACGTCCACGTCGTCACGGCCGTCGTGGACCCGGCCCTGGGTGCGCGCGGCCAGGCCGGCTTCGTCGTGCCGCCCGGCACGCCGGGGCTGTCGTCGCCGGGGAAGATCCGCAAGCACGGGATGCGGGCGTCGCACACGGCGGACGTGTTCCTCGACGACGTGCGCGTGCCCGGCCGGTGCCTGCTGGGCGGCAAGGAGCGGCTGGACGCCCGGCTGGCACGGGCCCGCGAGGGGCAGAAGGCCGGCGGGCAGGCCGCGATGGCGACGTTCGAGACGACCCGCCCGGTCGTCGGCGCGATGGCGGTGGGCGTGGCGCGGGCGGCTTACGAGTACTCGCTGGAGTACGCGAAGGACCGCGAGGCGTTCGGCCGGAAGATCATCGAGAACCAGTCGATCGCGTTCGACCTGGCGAACATGAAGATGGAGATCGACGCGGCCCGGCTGCTCGTGTGGCGGGCGGCCTGGATGGGCCGCAACAACGTCCCGTTCACGGCGGGCGAGGGCTCGATGTCCAAGCTCAAGGCCGGTGAGGTGTCGGTGTGGGCGACGGAACGCGCGATCCACATCCTGGGTGGGGCCGGGTACACGCGGGAGCACCCGGTGGAGCGCATGCACCGGGACGCCAAGATCTTCACCATCTTCGAGGGGACGTCGGAGATCCAGCGGTTGGTGGTGGCCAGGGCCATTTCTGGCATGTACATCAAGTGA
- a CDS encoding carboxymuconolactone decarboxylase family protein — MDARLNVFAESVSAKVMRHFIAANKAVHDSALPTATQELVKIRASQVNGCGYCVDMHTKDAAAAGEVVGRLNLVAVWREATVFTEAERAALELAEQGTRIADAAGGVSDDVWANAAEHYDEEQLAALVSVIAVINAFNRVNVLVRQPAGDYRPGQFG, encoded by the coding sequence GTGGACGCACGCCTGAACGTGTTCGCCGAGTCGGTCTCGGCGAAGGTCATGAGGCACTTCATCGCCGCCAACAAGGCGGTGCACGACTCGGCGCTGCCGACGGCGACGCAGGAGCTGGTCAAGATCCGCGCCAGCCAGGTCAACGGCTGCGGGTACTGCGTGGACATGCACACCAAGGACGCCGCGGCGGCGGGTGAGGTGGTGGGGCGGCTCAACCTCGTGGCGGTTTGGCGGGAGGCCACGGTGTTCACCGAGGCCGAGCGGGCCGCGTTGGAGTTGGCGGAGCAGGGGACGCGGATCGCGGACGCGGCCGGTGGGGTGTCCGACGACGTGTGGGCGAACGCGGCGGAGCACTACGACGAAGAGCAGTTGGCGGCGCTCGTCAGCGTCATCGCCGTGATCAACGCCTTCAACCGGGTGAACGTCCTGGTGCGGCAGCCCGCCGGGGACTACCGGCCGGGGCAGTTCGGGTGA
- a CDS encoding dihydrolipoamide acetyltransferase family protein, which translates to MPQFKQFPMPDTAEGLTEAEILTWHVKPGDPVKVNQIIVEIETAKAAVELPCPWDGVVTELLAEVGRTVEVGVPIITIDVDPSGSAAPAPTPAPASAASAPPAESNGKIGEEMPGGRIATLVGYGPRAGAAKRRARKDAPAPVAAAPAPAAVVAPAPAPAPAPVPVVAEPVATPGGYVPLAKPPVRKLAKDLGVDLFALAGSGPGGVITREDVEQAVAPAPAAPSTVDSGTRERRVPIKGVRKATAQAMVDSAFTAPHVTEFLTVDVTPMMELRARLKDAPEFRGVKLTPLAFAAKAVVLAARRTPDVNATWDEAAQEIVYKDYVHLGIAAATPRGLVVPKVRDADRMSLKELAAALEALATTARDGRTSPADMMGGTFTITNVGVFGVDTGTPIINPGESAILALGAIRDMPWVVGGQVVPRKVCQLALSFDHRVVDGQQGSQFLADVGALLADPGVAMTY; encoded by the coding sequence GTGCCGCAGTTCAAGCAGTTCCCCATGCCCGACACGGCAGAGGGGCTGACCGAGGCCGAGATCCTGACCTGGCACGTCAAGCCGGGCGACCCGGTGAAGGTCAACCAGATCATCGTCGAGATCGAGACCGCCAAGGCCGCCGTCGAGCTGCCGTGCCCGTGGGACGGCGTGGTGACCGAGCTGCTGGCCGAGGTCGGCCGGACGGTCGAGGTCGGCGTCCCGATCATCACCATCGACGTGGACCCGTCCGGCTCGGCCGCCCCGGCGCCGACCCCGGCTCCCGCGTCCGCCGCGTCCGCTCCGCCGGCCGAGTCGAACGGCAAGATCGGCGAGGAGATGCCGGGCGGCCGGATCGCCACCCTGGTCGGCTACGGGCCCCGGGCGGGTGCGGCGAAGCGCCGTGCCCGCAAGGACGCCCCGGCGCCCGTCGCCGCCGCTCCGGCTCCGGCGGCGGTCGTCGCCCCGGCTCCGGCGCCCGCACCGGCTCCGGTCCCGGTCGTCGCGGAACCGGTGGCCACCCCCGGCGGCTACGTGCCGCTGGCCAAGCCGCCGGTGCGCAAGCTGGCCAAGGACCTGGGCGTCGACCTGTTCGCGCTGGCGGGCTCCGGTCCGGGCGGCGTGATCACCAGGGAGGACGTCGAGCAGGCCGTCGCCCCCGCACCCGCCGCGCCGTCCACAGTGGACAGCGGCACCCGGGAGCGTCGAGTCCCGATCAAGGGCGTCCGCAAGGCGACCGCGCAGGCGATGGTGGACAGCGCGTTCACCGCGCCGCACGTCACGGAGTTCCTGACCGTCGACGTGACGCCGATGATGGAGCTGCGGGCGCGCCTGAAGGACGCGCCGGAGTTCCGCGGCGTGAAGCTGACGCCGCTGGCGTTCGCCGCCAAGGCCGTCGTCTTGGCCGCCCGCCGCACGCCCGACGTCAACGCGACGTGGGACGAGGCGGCCCAGGAGATCGTCTACAAGGACTACGTGCACCTGGGCATCGCCGCCGCGACGCCGAGGGGCCTGGTGGTCCCGAAGGTCCGCGACGCCGACCGCATGTCGCTCAAGGAACTGGCCGCGGCCCTGGAAGCCCTGGCCACGACCGCCCGCGACGGCAGGACGTCGCCGGCCGACATGATGGGCGGCACGTTCACCATCACCAACGTCGGCGTCTTCGGCGTCGACACCGGCACCCCGATCATCAACCCCGGCGAGTCGGCCATCCTGGCCCTGGGCGCGATCCGGGACATGCCGTGGGTGGTGGGCGGCCAGGTCGTGCCGCGCAAGGTGTGCCAGCTGGCGCTCAGCTTCGACCACCGCGTGGTCGACGGCCAGCAGGGCTCGCAGTTCCTGGCCGACGTGGGCGCGCTGCTCGCCGACCCCGGCGTGGCGATGACCTACTGA
- a CDS encoding MerR family transcriptional regulator — MTHYSIGELARMTGLSTRTIRFYSDSGVIPVAGRTAGGFRTYDVDGLARLKLVRTLRALGVDLPTAQQVLAREVSVAEVARTHAEAIDAQLRTLRLRRAVLRVVARNGEVEMVHELARLSEEERQAILDEFFDEVFGGFDLDPAFEQHMRSVRVELPDDPTTEQLEAWIELANLVRDPDFRASIRRMSARHEEMRAEGADMTPNSPQQMEAFQYAFARVREALDAGIEPRSPEAAGIIAAINEKWSTVLDVPVGPELSQRLVEFGDPRAERYWQLIGKVNGWETPVPDTTAERGWLAEAGR, encoded by the coding sequence GTGACGCACTACTCGATCGGCGAACTGGCGCGGATGACCGGGCTGTCCACGCGGACGATCCGGTTCTACTCCGACTCCGGGGTGATCCCCGTCGCGGGGCGCACCGCGGGCGGGTTCCGCACCTACGACGTCGACGGGTTGGCGCGGCTCAAGCTCGTGCGGACCCTGCGCGCCCTGGGCGTGGACCTGCCCACGGCGCAGCAGGTGCTGGCGCGGGAGGTGTCCGTGGCCGAGGTGGCCCGGACGCACGCGGAGGCCATCGACGCGCAACTGCGCACGCTCCGGTTGCGCCGGGCCGTGCTGCGGGTCGTGGCGCGGAACGGGGAGGTGGAGATGGTGCACGAGTTGGCGCGGCTGTCGGAGGAAGAGCGGCAGGCGATCCTGGACGAGTTCTTCGACGAGGTGTTCGGCGGCTTCGACCTGGACCCGGCCTTCGAGCAGCACATGCGGTCGGTCCGGGTCGAGCTGCCGGACGACCCGACGACCGAGCAGCTGGAGGCGTGGATCGAACTGGCGAACCTGGTGCGCGACCCGGACTTCCGGGCGTCGATCCGGCGGATGTCGGCGCGGCACGAGGAGATGCGGGCCGAGGGCGCGGACATGACGCCGAACTCGCCGCAGCAGATGGAGGCGTTCCAGTACGCGTTCGCGCGGGTGCGCGAGGCGTTGGACGCGGGCATCGAGCCGCGCTCACCGGAAGCGGCCGGGATCATCGCCGCGATCAACGAGAAGTGGTCGACGGTCCTGGACGTGCCGGTCGGCCCGGAGCTGTCGCAGCGGCTGGTCGAGTTCGGCGACCCGAGGGCGGAGCGCTACTGGCAGCTGATCGGCAAGGTCAACGGCTGGGAGACCCCGGTCCCCGACACCACCGCCGAACGCGGCTGGCTGGCCGAAGCCGGCCGCTGA
- a CDS encoding MaoC family dehydratase: MANLVLLYAKAALTAFTRRGGELPESSSDAELTVDPAHLARYNEVCGFGARDHLPITYPHVLGFGLQVRLMTVPDFPFPLPGLVHVANRIAQRRPLSAAEPLSLRVALANLRPHERGQQFDVVTTVSVAGEEVWVDVSTYLRRDGDGDGGSGEAGKSTRQAPPEPTARWRLPRDLGRRYAAASGDRNPIHLHPLAARAFGFPRAIAHGMWSKARCVAAFEGRLPDAHEVDVRFRAPVPLPGQVDFSSSRAGDGWRFALWSDRPHLEGVISG; this comes from the coding sequence ATGGCGAACCTGGTGCTGCTCTACGCCAAGGCCGCGCTGACCGCGTTCACCCGGCGCGGGGGCGAGCTGCCGGAGTCCTCTTCGGACGCCGAGCTGACCGTGGACCCGGCGCACCTGGCCCGGTACAACGAGGTCTGCGGGTTCGGCGCGCGCGACCACCTGCCGATCACCTACCCGCACGTGCTGGGGTTCGGGCTCCAGGTCCGGCTGATGACCGTGCCGGACTTCCCGTTCCCGCTGCCCGGCCTGGTGCACGTGGCGAACCGGATCGCGCAGCGCCGGCCGCTGTCGGCGGCCGAACCGCTGTCGCTGCGCGTGGCGCTGGCGAACCTGCGTCCGCACGAGCGCGGGCAGCAGTTCGACGTGGTGACCACGGTGTCCGTGGCCGGCGAGGAGGTGTGGGTCGATGTGTCGACATATCTCCGTCGCGACGGCGACGGCGACGGCGGCAGCGGCGAGGCGGGGAAGTCGACCCGGCAGGCCCCGCCGGAGCCGACGGCCCGGTGGCGGCTGCCCCGCGACCTCGGCCGCCGGTACGCCGCCGCGTCCGGCGACCGCAACCCGATCCACCTGCACCCGTTGGCCGCCAGGGCGTTCGGCTTCCCCCGCGCCATCGCGCACGGGATGTGGTCGAAGGCGCGCTGCGTGGCCGCGTTCGAGGGCAGGCTGCCGGACGCGCACGAGGTCGACGTGCGGTTCAGGGCCCCGGTCCCGCTGCCCGGCCAGGTCGACTTCTCCTCCTCGCGCGCCGGTGACGGGTGGCGGTTCGCGCTGTGGTCGGACCGGCCGCACCTGGAGGGCGTGATCAGCGGCTGA
- the pdhA gene encoding pyruvate dehydrogenase (acetyl-transferring) E1 component subunit alpha yields MSSPEEWTHPGPDAAPATAATPTAEQVIAGLRATDEGGADLVQLLTPEGERVQHPDFDIDITGEELRGLYRDMVLVRRVDREANALQRKGELGIWVPLLGQEAAQIGAGRAMRPEDMAFPSYREHGIAWTRGIKPTDLLGIFRGTDMGTWDPVEHRFHPYTIVIGNQVLNAAGYAMGQKFDGKVGDADGEATICFFGDGATSQGDVHEGFVWAAVYDAPLVFFCQNNQWAISEPTERQSRLPLYQRARGYGFPGIRVDGNDVLATLAVTRWALEECRQGNGPILIEAFTYRMDAHTTSDDPSRYRLSDELELWKLKDPIERVKVHLVKQQWADQEFFESVEAEAEQIAIELREYCVTLPDPPAGRIFSEVYAEGNPVLEAQRDEFLAYHAGFAGGEH; encoded by the coding sequence ATGTCGTCCCCCGAAGAATGGACGCACCCAGGGCCGGATGCCGCGCCGGCCACTGCTGCCACACCGACAGCGGAACAGGTGATCGCAGGCTTGCGAGCGACAGACGAGGGCGGCGCCGACCTGGTGCAGCTGCTCACCCCCGAGGGCGAGCGCGTCCAGCACCCGGACTTCGACATCGACATCACCGGCGAGGAGCTGCGCGGGCTGTACCGCGACATGGTCCTGGTCCGGCGGGTCGACCGCGAGGCGAACGCGCTGCAGCGCAAGGGCGAGCTGGGCATCTGGGTGCCGCTGCTCGGCCAGGAGGCCGCGCAGATCGGCGCGGGCCGCGCGATGCGGCCGGAGGACATGGCGTTCCCCAGCTACCGCGAGCACGGCATCGCCTGGACCCGCGGGATCAAGCCGACCGACCTGCTCGGCATCTTCCGGGGCACCGACATGGGCACGTGGGACCCGGTCGAGCACCGCTTCCACCCGTACACGATCGTCATCGGCAACCAGGTGCTCAACGCCGCCGGCTACGCCATGGGCCAGAAGTTCGACGGCAAGGTGGGCGACGCCGACGGCGAGGCCACCATCTGCTTCTTCGGCGACGGCGCGACCAGCCAGGGCGACGTGCACGAGGGCTTCGTGTGGGCCGCGGTCTACGACGCGCCGCTGGTGTTCTTCTGCCAGAACAACCAGTGGGCCATCTCCGAGCCGACCGAGCGCCAGTCCCGCCTCCCGCTCTACCAGCGGGCCCGCGGCTACGGCTTCCCCGGCATCCGGGTCGACGGCAACGACGTGCTGGCCACCCTCGCGGTCACCCGCTGGGCGCTGGAGGAGTGCCGCCAGGGCAACGGCCCGATCCTGATCGAGGCGTTCACCTACCGGATGGACGCGCACACCACCTCCGACGACCCGTCGCGCTACCGGCTGTCCGACGAGCTGGAGCTGTGGAAGCTCAAGGACCCCATCGAGCGGGTCAAGGTGCACCTGGTCAAGCAGCAGTGGGCCGACCAGGAGTTCTTCGAGTCCGTCGAGGCCGAGGCCGAGCAGATCGCGATCGAGCTGCGGGAGTACTGCGTCACCCTGCCCGACCCACCGGCCGGGCGGATCTTCAGCGAGGTCTACGCCGAGGGCAACCCCGTCCTGGAGGCGCAACGCGACGAGTTCCTGGCCTACCACGCCGGGTTCGCGGGAGGTGAGCACTGA
- a CDS encoding alpha-ketoacid dehydrogenase subunit beta encodes MAAPTMDRPATDDAGVPAVQTLTIAKALNNGLRASMEANPKVIVMGEDVGKLGGVFRITDGLQKDFGEQRVLDTPLAESGIIGTAVGLAIRGYRPVCEIQFDGFIFPGFDQIVSQVAKLHFRTQGRLKVPMVIRVPFGGGIGAVEHHSESPESYFAHTAGLKVVSCSNPADAYWMIQQAIDCDDPVLFFEPKRRYYEKGQVDTTASPGPLFASRTLRTGRDVTLVTYGPMVRTSLDAAAAAEEEGRSLEVIDLRSLSPLDLAPVYESVRRTGRLVVVTEAPSESSISSEIAAKVQQECFYSLQAPVLRVTGFDTPYPPSKLEEEFLPDLDRVLHAVDRSLAW; translated from the coding sequence ATGGCTGCTCCGACCATGGACCGCCCCGCGACCGACGACGCCGGCGTGCCCGCGGTGCAGACGCTGACCATCGCGAAGGCGCTGAACAACGGCCTGCGCGCGTCGATGGAGGCCAACCCCAAGGTCATCGTGATGGGCGAGGACGTCGGCAAGCTCGGCGGCGTCTTCCGGATCACCGACGGCCTGCAGAAGGACTTCGGCGAGCAGCGCGTGCTGGACACCCCGCTGGCCGAGTCCGGCATCATCGGCACCGCCGTCGGCCTCGCGATCCGCGGCTACCGGCCGGTGTGCGAGATCCAGTTCGACGGCTTCATCTTCCCCGGCTTCGACCAGATCGTGTCGCAGGTCGCCAAGCTGCACTTCCGCACCCAGGGCCGGCTCAAGGTGCCCATGGTGATCCGGGTGCCGTTCGGCGGCGGCATCGGCGCGGTCGAGCACCACTCCGAGTCGCCCGAGTCGTACTTCGCGCACACCGCCGGCCTCAAGGTCGTCTCGTGCTCGAACCCGGCCGACGCCTACTGGATGATCCAGCAGGCGATCGACTGCGACGACCCGGTGCTGTTCTTCGAGCCCAAGCGGCGCTACTACGAGAAGGGCCAGGTCGACACGACCGCCTCGCCCGGACCGCTGTTCGCCTCGCGCACGCTGCGCACCGGCCGCGACGTCACGCTCGTGACGTACGGGCCGATGGTGCGCACGTCCCTGGACGCCGCGGCGGCGGCCGAGGAGGAGGGCCGCTCGCTGGAGGTGATCGACCTGCGCTCGCTGTCCCCGCTCGACCTCGCGCCGGTGTACGAGTCGGTGCGGCGCACCGGCCGGCTGGTCGTGGTGACCGAGGCGCCCAGCGAGTCCTCCATCTCCAGCGAGATCGCGGCCAAGGTGCAGCAGGAGTGCTTCTACTCGCTGCAGGCGCCGGTGCTGCGGGTGACCGGTTTCGACACCCCGTACCCGCCGTCGAAGTTGGAGGAGGAGTTCCTCCCCGACCTCGACCGGGTGCTGCACGCCGTCGACCGCTCGCTGGCCTGGTAA
- a CDS encoding alpha/beta hydrolase — protein MTVLEPAAAEFAAATANPPYLFDLGPVDGRQAVDAVQSGEVARPEVAEEWVTVGEVPVRIVRPVGATGALPVVLYVHGAGWVFGNARTHDRLVRELAVGVGAAVVFPDYSLSPEAHYPVALEESYAVARWVVAEGASRGLDASRLAVAGDSVGGNLSAALTLLAKRRGDVVFRQQVLFYPVTDASFDTPSYREFAEGYFLRRDAMRWFWDQYTTSEEQRAEITASPLRATVEQLTGLPPALVITAEADVLRDEGEAYANKLREAGVPVTAVRYQGVIHDFVMLNALRGTHAAEAAINQAVAVLKGALA, from the coding sequence ATGACCGTCCTGGAACCGGCCGCCGCCGAGTTCGCCGCCGCGACCGCCAACCCGCCCTACCTGTTCGACCTCGGCCCGGTCGACGGCCGCCAGGCGGTGGACGCCGTCCAGTCCGGCGAGGTGGCCCGGCCCGAGGTCGCCGAGGAGTGGGTGACCGTCGGCGAGGTGCCCGTCCGGATCGTCCGACCCGTCGGCGCGACCGGCGCCCTGCCCGTCGTGCTCTACGTCCACGGCGCGGGCTGGGTGTTCGGCAACGCCCGCACGCACGACCGGCTGGTCCGCGAACTGGCCGTCGGCGTCGGCGCGGCCGTGGTGTTCCCCGACTACAGCCTCTCGCCCGAGGCGCACTACCCGGTCGCGCTGGAGGAGAGCTACGCCGTCGCGCGGTGGGTCGTCGCCGAGGGCGCTTCCCGCGGGCTCGACGCGTCGCGGCTGGCCGTGGCGGGCGACTCGGTCGGCGGCAACCTGTCCGCGGCGCTGACGCTGCTGGCCAAGCGGCGCGGTGACGTGGTGTTCCGGCAGCAGGTGCTGTTCTACCCGGTGACCGACGCGTCGTTCGACACGCCGTCGTACCGCGAGTTCGCCGAGGGCTACTTCCTGCGGCGCGACGCGATGCGGTGGTTCTGGGACCAGTACACGACGTCCGAGGAGCAGCGCGCGGAGATCACCGCCTCACCGCTGCGCGCGACGGTGGAGCAGCTGACCGGCCTGCCGCCGGCGCTGGTGATCACCGCCGAGGCCGACGTGCTGCGCGACGAGGGCGAGGCGTACGCGAACAAGCTGCGCGAGGCGGGCGTGCCCGTCACGGCGGTGCGCTACCAGGGCGTGATCCACGACTTCGTGATGCTCAACGCCCTGCGCGGGACGCACGCCGCCGAGGCCGCGATCAACCAGGCGGTGGCCGTGCTGAAGGGCGCGCTCGCCTAA
- a CDS encoding SCP2 sterol-binding domain-containing protein encodes MTIDLTTEAIAKLGPQELISALRQVDPGDPALKDVDIDVIARGIDPKRLGRDEFADLLDALGALADGGADLDLAKMDAQNFARIISRASKEQVEAVTSRRGLRERVLDEVFRRMEAHFRSERAGATRAVVHFRLTGGFDGDDVYEAVIEDAGCTINKGTTRDPRAVVALGPVEFLKLATGNASAPVLFMTGKLKVKGDLGFAAGFMSLFDIPKA; translated from the coding sequence ATGACCATCGACCTCACCACCGAGGCGATCGCGAAGCTCGGCCCGCAGGAGCTCATCTCGGCGCTCCGGCAGGTCGACCCGGGCGACCCGGCGCTGAAGGACGTCGACATCGACGTGATCGCGCGCGGCATCGACCCGAAGCGGCTCGGGCGGGACGAGTTCGCCGACCTGCTGGACGCGCTCGGCGCGCTGGCCGACGGCGGGGCCGACCTCGACCTGGCGAAGATGGACGCGCAGAACTTCGCGCGGATCATCTCGCGCGCGTCCAAGGAGCAGGTCGAAGCCGTCACGTCGCGGCGCGGGCTGCGCGAACGCGTGCTGGACGAGGTGTTCCGGCGCATGGAGGCGCACTTCCGCAGCGAGCGCGCGGGCGCCACGCGCGCCGTCGTGCACTTCCGGCTGACCGGCGGGTTCGACGGCGACGACGTGTACGAGGCGGTCATCGAGGACGCCGGTTGCACGATCAACAAGGGCACGACCCGTGACCCCCGGGCCGTTGTGGCGTTGGGACCGGTGGAGTTCCTGAAGCTCGCGACCGGCAACGCGTCGGCGCCGGTGCTGTTCATGACCGGCAAGCTGAAGGTCAAGGGAGACCTCGGCTTCGCGGCCGGGTTCATGAGCCTGTTCGACATTCCGAAGGCGTGA
- a CDS encoding MarR family winged helix-turn-helix transcriptional regulator — protein MGAGVSWARSQEEAAVRDFSLELDDQLCFALYAASRAVTARYRPLLDDLGLTYPQYLVLLVLWERGPVPVKDVAAALQLDYGTLSPLLKRLEAAGLIRRERRPDDERSVRLVLTALGDELRERAKDVPPAMGEAMDLGAEDTARLRDLLRTLADNVSR, from the coding sequence ATGGGGGCGGGTGTATCGTGGGCTCGCTCACAAGAGGAGGCCGCCGTGCGGGACTTCAGCCTGGAGCTGGACGACCAGCTCTGCTTCGCGCTCTATGCCGCCTCGCGCGCCGTCACCGCGCGGTACCGGCCGCTGCTGGACGACCTGGGCCTGACCTACCCGCAGTACCTGGTGCTGCTGGTGCTGTGGGAACGCGGTCCGGTCCCCGTCAAGGACGTCGCCGCCGCGCTCCAGCTCGACTACGGCACGCTGTCACCGCTGCTCAAGCGACTGGAGGCGGCGGGCCTGATCCGCCGCGAACGCCGGCCGGACGACGAGCGCTCGGTCCGGCTCGTGCTCACCGCGCTCGGCGACGAGCTGCGCGAGCGCGCCAAGGACGTGCCGCCCGCGATGGGCGAGGCGATGGACCTGGGCGCCGAGGACACGGCACGGCTGCGCGACCTCCTGCGCACGCTGGCCGACAACGTCAGCCGCTGA